The genomic segment ACACGATGAACGTAGTGAATCGATGTTGACTTATCGACCGTGATGAGGGAACCGACTCTAGTCGATAGGGAGCTTTAGCTAGACATTAGACCTTAAAAAGGAACGGGAATACGATATGAATAGTAATGATATTGGGAAATTAGCGGTTCTGCTAGCAACACTAAGTGAAGAGGAATTAAAACCTTTCCAGGTGCAGTTGGATAGCTATCAGTTTTGCACGGGTAAGGTAGGTTCCATGAACATGCAAAAAATTATCTCGGCTGTAGAAACTGCTGCCAAACGCTCGGAAATTATCCAAGAGAATATTTATCGAGAAACTCATTCCCTTTATCATGCAATTTTAGATGCTCTTCAAGGAGTCACTAGAGGGCAGCTTGCCAT from the Bacillaceae bacterium S4-13-56 genome contains:
- the hutP gene encoding hut operon transcriptional regulator HutP; the encoded protein is MNSNDIGKLAVLLATLSEEELKPFQVQLDSYQFCTGKVGSMNMQKIISAVETAAKRSEIIQENIYRETHSLYHAILDALQGVTRGQLAIGDMMRTVGLRFAVVRGNPYPRKEEGEWLAVAFYGTIGAPVKGLEHETLGLGVNHL